From the Mammaliicoccus sciuri genome, the window TTACAAGCAAGTTCAAAAAGAGAAGCCGAACAATTGATAGAAGATGCGAAAGCAGTTGAACAGGCAGGGGCAGTGATGCTCGTATTAGAAGCGATACCAAGTGATTTAGCAGAAGTGATTACGGAACAACTGACAATTCCAGTTATCGGTATAGGCGCAGGAAAAGGTACAGATGGTCAAGTACTTGTATATCATGATTTATTAAATTACGGTTCAGAACATATTGCTAAGTTTGTGAAACAATATGGTGATTTTTCAAATGGTGTAGACGCACTAAAAGCATATCATGAAGAAGTTAAAAGTGGTGCATTCCCTTCAGAAGCACACACATATAAGAAGAAAGTGATGGGGGAGACAGAGTAGTGACGCAAGTAGTAGAACGTATTAAAGAGATGAATTCAATCGTATCTCAATTTAAATCTCAAGGTAAAACAATAGGACTCGTACCAACGATGGGTGCATTACATGATGGTCATTTAAAAATGATGAAACAATCAATAGAAGAAAATGACATTACGGCAGTGAGTATTTTTGTAAATCCATTACAATTCGGACCTAATGAAGATTTTGATGATTATCCGAGACCATTTGAATCTGATTTAGAGAAGCTTAAACAAATTGGTGTAGATTATGTATTTCATCCAACAGTTGAAGAAATGTATCCAGGAGAACTAGAGATGACGATTACTGTAGGTCGTTTAGCACAAGTGCTAGAAGGTAAGAAAAGACCAGGTCACTTTGATGGTGTTGTCACAGTTGTTAATAAGTTGTTTAATATTATTCAACCAACACGTGCTTACTTTGGTAGAAAAGATGCACAACAACTCGCTATAATAGAAAAAATGGTAGAAGACTTTAACCACTCAGTTCAAATCGTACCAATAGATATCGTGCGAGAAGCAGACGGACTAGCAAAAAGTTCAAGAAATATCTATTTAACAGAGGAAGAAAGAAAAGAAGCCATACATTTATCTAAAAGTTTAGCATTAGCTAAGCAGAAATATGACGAAGGTGAGAGAAATAGTGACGTCTTAATACAAGCCATCACGCAATATTTAGAAAGTAACGTGAGCGGAGATATAGTAGAAGTCGCTATTTACAGTTATCCAGAATTAGAAGAACAACATACAATAGAAGGACAAATCTTTATTTCACTAGCCGTTAAATTTAGCCAAGCAAGATTAATAGATAATATTATTATATAGGAAAGTATAGAAGCCGATTGTGCAGGGGCACAATCGGTTTTTTCGTTTACACGTTAAGTATAAAATAGAATTAATCATTAAAAAGGCAAATCGGGCATTATCAAATGGCATTTACAAATTTCTTAAAAATAAACGGGATTTTTGTAATGACTTTTTACAAAAGGAGATATCAATATGCTTTTAACAGAGAGAATGAAAGAAGATATATTTTCACAAGCAGAACAAAGCATTATTCAATATTTGTTTGAAGAAAACGAGAAGATTAAGTCTAAGACGTTAAAACAAATTTCTAAAGAAACATATACACATCCT encodes:
- the panC gene encoding pantoate--beta-alanine ligase, producing MTQVVERIKEMNSIVSQFKSQGKTIGLVPTMGALHDGHLKMMKQSIEENDITAVSIFVNPLQFGPNEDFDDYPRPFESDLEKLKQIGVDYVFHPTVEEMYPGELEMTITVGRLAQVLEGKKRPGHFDGVVTVVNKLFNIIQPTRAYFGRKDAQQLAIIEKMVEDFNHSVQIVPIDIVREADGLAKSSRNIYLTEEERKEAIHLSKSLALAKQKYDEGERNSDVLIQAITQYLESNVSGDIVEVAIYSYPELEEQHTIEGQIFISLAVKFSQARLIDNIII
- a CDS encoding MurR/RpiR family transcriptional regulator, yielding MLLTERMKEDIFSQAEQSIIQYLFEENEKIKSKTLKQISKETYTHPSTGIRIAKKLGYDGWLELNDHYLEEVEYFNRHYESNWQDR